The following proteins are encoded in a genomic region of Methanoculleus bourgensis MS2:
- a CDS encoding NUDIX hydrolase has protein sequence MEICSAGRLTVEKTEITLPDGKKKERVVVHPGGAVAILPVEGDDCYLIRQYRFAIDDYILEAPAGTIDEGEEPHETAYRELIEETGMRAETFVPKGWIYSSPGYTDERIWLYLARGLSPCSDYCMDDDEVIEVVRVPVADLAAMIADERIVDAKTICLICRCLQ, from the coding sequence ATGGAGATCTGCAGCGCCGGAAGGCTTACCGTCGAGAAGACGGAGATTACCCTCCCTGACGGGAAGAAGAAGGAGCGGGTGGTCGTCCACCCCGGCGGGGCGGTCGCCATCCTCCCGGTCGAGGGGGATGACTGCTACCTCATCAGGCAGTACCGGTTCGCCATCGACGACTACATCCTCGAAGCACCGGCGGGAACCATCGACGAGGGGGAGGAGCCGCACGAGACCGCCTACCGGGAGCTGATCGAGGAGACCGGGATGAGGGCGGAGACCTTCGTCCCGAAGGGCTGGATCTACTCATCCCCCGGCTACACCGACGAGCGGATCTGGCTCTATCTCGCCCGGGGGCTCTCGCCATGCTCCGACTACTGCATGGACGACGACGAGGTTATTGAGGTCGTCCGCGTCCCGGTTGCGGACCTTGCAGCGATGATCGCTGACGAAAGGATCGTCGATGCAAAGACGATCTGCCTCATCTGCCGCTGCCTGCAGTGA
- a CDS encoding 6-carboxytetrahydropterin synthase yields the protein MITRIYKEVFFEATHRLIHYRGKCFRLHGHQWRVEVWIEGTSDERTGIVLDYNCIKEVVGRFDHQVILNADDPMAASIEAFHPVVTTPGDPTSELIAALIADMINAEAARQGLDARVAKIRVWESTSCYAERTYDRQ from the coding sequence ATGATAACCCGGATATACAAGGAGGTTTTTTTCGAGGCGACCCATCGCCTGATCCACTATCGGGGAAAGTGTTTCCGGCTGCACGGCCACCAGTGGCGGGTGGAGGTCTGGATCGAGGGGACGTCTGACGAGCGTACCGGGATCGTCCTTGACTACAACTGTATAAAGGAGGTCGTCGGGCGGTTCGACCACCAGGTGATCCTCAACGCCGACGACCCCATGGCGGCGAGCATCGAGGCGTTCCACCCGGTCGTCACCACACCCGGCGACCCGACAAGCGAACTCATCGCCGCGCTGATTGCCGATATGATCAACGCCGAAGCGGCGCGGCAGGGGCTCGATGCCCGCGTGGCAAAGATCCGGGTCTGGGAGTCGACGTCCTGTTACGCAGAGCGCACATATGATCGTCAGTGA
- the twy1 gene encoding 4-demethylwyosine synthase TYW1, translated as MHSEACKALRRQGYQFVSPSSSAAVKPCMWNKRALRGGEMCYKAQFYGIESHRCVQMTPTLRCNQQCLFCWRSFEHEVVEEEECPPAEIIGNLRRLQKRALSGYKVSPYVTPERFAEALRPTMVAISLSGEPTCYSHLPELIDGLNAEGYTTFLVSNGTRPDVLARCRPYQVYVSLDAPDRETYLGLCRPREDYWDLVQESLAGLAGRRSAIRTTVVRGYNDFAPERYAAIYQDSGARFVEVKGYMYLGYSRNRLQRDQMPEHRDVRAFAAKIADHCDYFIKDESPVSRVVCLERNV; from the coding sequence ATGCACTCAGAAGCATGTAAGGCCCTCCGGAGGCAGGGCTACCAGTTCGTTAGCCCCTCCTCGTCGGCGGCCGTCAAACCCTGCATGTGGAACAAGCGGGCGCTCAGGGGCGGGGAGATGTGCTACAAGGCGCAGTTCTACGGGATCGAGAGTCACCGCTGCGTCCAGATGACCCCGACCCTCCGGTGCAACCAGCAGTGCCTCTTCTGCTGGCGGTCGTTCGAGCACGAGGTAGTGGAAGAAGAGGAGTGCCCCCCGGCTGAGATCATAGGAAACCTCAGGCGTCTCCAGAAGAGGGCGCTCTCAGGCTACAAGGTCTCGCCCTACGTCACGCCGGAACGGTTCGCTGAGGCTCTCCGTCCCACGATGGTCGCGATATCGCTCTCCGGGGAGCCAACCTGTTACTCGCACCTCCCGGAACTGATCGACGGCCTCAATGCTGAAGGGTATACGACGTTCCTGGTCTCAAACGGAACCCGGCCCGACGTCCTCGCCCGGTGCCGGCCCTACCAGGTCTACGTCTCCCTGGACGCACCCGACCGGGAGACCTACCTCGGCCTCTGCCGGCCGAGGGAGGATTACTGGGATCTGGTGCAGGAGAGCCTCGCCGGACTTGCCGGCCGCCGGTCGGCCATCCGCACCACGGTGGTGCGTGGCTACAACGACTTTGCGCCCGAGCGGTATGCGGCGATCTACCAGGACTCCGGAGCCCGCTTCGTGGAAGTAAAGGGTTATATGTACCTGGGATACAGTAGAAATCGACTGCAAAGGGACCAGATGCCAGAACACCGTGACGTTCGGGCCTTTGCCGCGAAGATTGCGGATCACTGCGATTATTTCATAAAAGACGAGAGCCCGGTGAGCCGGGTGGTCTGTCTGGAGCGGAATGTATGA
- the prf1 gene encoding peptide chain release factor aRF-1, producing the protein MEETQEMDTARKRYEFKKMLERLAEKEGSGTELITLYIPPDKQIYDVTAQLRDEFGQCANIKSKQTRTNVQSAISSILARLKYYKRPPENGMAVFCGTINAGGDRTSLECEIIEPPEPLNTYIYRCSSTFELEPLQEMLGEKEVYGLIVIDRREAYIGFLRGNRIEPISGVTSMVPGKQRKGGQSSVRFQRLRLIAINEFYKKVGDRASDIFLAEKDFFERFKGVLIGGPTPTKEEFEAGAYLHHELQKRIIGLFDVAYTNETGLAELVENAADALKDLDIIKEKNVMNRFLQELVKDDGAASYGEESVRKNLEIGAVDTLILSEKLRRARLRLACPTDDYTEERTIIIEPGKHIRDLDFGTCPNDGASLYVAEEADIIDELTALADQSSTTVKIISDDFEEGSMLYNAFGGIAAILRYRTGY; encoded by the coding sequence ATGGAAGAGACGCAAGAGATGGATACCGCGCGAAAGCGCTACGAATTTAAAAAGATGCTTGAGAGGCTTGCGGAGAAAGAAGGGAGCGGTACCGAGCTGATCACACTCTATATACCCCCTGATAAGCAGATATACGACGTTACCGCCCAGCTCCGTGACGAGTTTGGGCAGTGTGCCAACATCAAGAGCAAACAGACCCGGACGAACGTCCAGAGTGCCATATCCTCAATCCTCGCCCGCCTCAAATACTATAAGCGCCCGCCGGAGAACGGCATGGCGGTCTTCTGCGGCACGATCAACGCCGGCGGCGACCGCACCAGTCTCGAGTGCGAGATCATCGAACCTCCCGAGCCGCTCAACACCTATATCTACCGGTGCAGCTCGACCTTCGAGCTCGAGCCCCTGCAGGAGATGCTCGGTGAGAAGGAGGTCTACGGGCTGATCGTCATCGATCGAAGGGAGGCCTACATCGGTTTCCTGCGCGGCAACCGGATCGAACCTATCAGCGGCGTCACCTCGATGGTCCCCGGCAAGCAGCGAAAAGGTGGTCAGTCAAGCGTCCGTTTCCAGCGACTGCGGTTGATTGCCATCAACGAATTCTACAAGAAGGTCGGCGACCGGGCGAGCGACATCTTCCTTGCAGAGAAGGACTTCTTCGAACGGTTCAAGGGCGTGCTGATCGGCGGCCCGACCCCGACCAAGGAGGAGTTCGAGGCAGGCGCCTACCTCCACCACGAACTCCAGAAGCGGATCATCGGGCTCTTCGACGTCGCCTATACGAACGAGACCGGGCTTGCCGAGCTCGTCGAAAATGCGGCGGATGCCCTCAAAGACCTTGATATCATCAAGGAGAAGAACGTGATGAACCGGTTCCTCCAGGAACTGGTCAAGGATGACGGTGCGGCCTCCTATGGTGAGGAGAGCGTCCGGAAGAACCTGGAGATCGGCGCCGTCGATACCCTCATCCTCTCTGAGAAACTCCGGAGGGCCAGGCTGAGACTCGCCTGCCCGACCGATGACTACACCGAGGAGAGGACGATCATCATCGAGCCGGGCAAGCACATCAGGGACCTCGACTTCGGCACCTGTCCAAACGACGGGGCGTCGCTCTACGTGGCTGAAGAGGCCGATATCATCGACGAACTGACCGCGCTTGCGGACCAGAGCAGCACGACGGTCAAGATCATCTCAGACGACTTCGAGGAAGGCTCGATGCTCTACAACGCGTTCGGCGGGATCGCAGCAATCCTTCGTTACAGGACCGGATACTGA
- the sepS gene encoding O-phosphoserine--tRNA ligase codes for MRFDVEEFRKKAREDFEHAWHEGPSVLTPAGVAGRYPRLKYTRATAHPIFEITQRLRETYLSMGFDEAMNPLIVEESDIYRQFGPEAMAVLDRVFYLGGLPRPNVGIARKQIEEIEAILGRSIPSETEEKLRETLHGYKKGTIDGDELTHELAAVLEADDAAVVHIMDEVFPEFRALAPESSRNTLRSHMTSGWFLTLASLWEKRHLPIRLFSVDRCFRREQEEGPTRLMAYHSASCVVAGEDVTLEEGKAVSEALLSAFGFTEFRFQPDEKRSKYYMPDTQTEVYARHPVLGWVEVATFGIYSPSALAEYGIGVPVMNLGLGVERLAMIAYQSNDIRELTYPQFYPQVLSDRQIAGAVHLRTEPASATGKRIAEAIRATAAENAAAPGPCAFVAWKGEIAGREVEVIVEEPESNTKLCGPACSNEVFVHNGAVLGVPDLPKWAEVRRDGVSTGITYLDAAASLAAARIEEAARCGEETRVQVKMAKLPSDINLRIEEYAMRYITDHNKKVDLRGPVFLTARSVIPEQPTQ; via the coding sequence ATGAGATTTGATGTGGAAGAGTTCAGGAAGAAGGCAAGAGAGGACTTTGAGCATGCCTGGCACGAAGGGCCGTCGGTGCTGACCCCGGCGGGGGTCGCGGGCCGGTACCCCCGGTTGAAGTATACCCGGGCTACGGCGCACCCGATCTTTGAGATCACACAACGGCTCCGCGAGACCTACCTCTCGATGGGGTTTGACGAGGCGATGAACCCCCTGATCGTCGAGGAATCTGATATCTACCGGCAGTTTGGGCCCGAGGCGATGGCTGTCCTCGACCGGGTCTTCTACCTCGGCGGCCTGCCCCGCCCGAACGTCGGGATCGCGCGGAAGCAGATTGAGGAGATCGAGGCCATCCTCGGCCGTTCGATCCCGTCCGAGACCGAGGAGAAACTCCGCGAGACCCTCCACGGCTACAAGAAGGGGACGATCGACGGCGACGAACTGACGCACGAACTTGCGGCTGTCCTTGAGGCTGATGATGCGGCCGTGGTGCATATCATGGACGAGGTCTTCCCTGAGTTCCGGGCGCTGGCCCCCGAGTCGTCGCGCAACACCCTCCGGAGCCACATGACCAGCGGCTGGTTCCTGACGCTCGCATCACTCTGGGAGAAGCGCCACCTCCCGATCCGGCTCTTCTCGGTGGACCGCTGTTTCCGGCGGGAGCAGGAGGAGGGACCCACCCGCCTGATGGCCTACCACTCGGCCTCCTGTGTCGTCGCGGGGGAGGACGTCACCCTCGAGGAGGGCAAGGCCGTCAGCGAGGCGCTCCTCTCGGCGTTCGGGTTTACCGAGTTCCGGTTCCAGCCTGACGAGAAGCGGTCGAAGTACTACATGCCCGATACTCAGACCGAGGTCTACGCCCGCCACCCGGTCCTTGGCTGGGTCGAGGTCGCTACCTTCGGCATCTATTCCCCCTCGGCGCTCGCAGAGTACGGGATCGGCGTGCCGGTGATGAACCTCGGTCTCGGGGTGGAGCGGCTCGCGATGATCGCCTACCAGTCAAACGATATCCGCGAGCTCACCTACCCGCAGTTCTACCCGCAGGTCCTCTCCGACCGCCAGATCGCGGGCGCAGTCCACCTCCGCACGGAGCCTGCGTCTGCAACCGGGAAGCGGATAGCGGAGGCGATTCGCGCAACAGCCGCCGAAAACGCCGCCGCTCCGGGGCCGTGCGCATTTGTCGCGTGGAAGGGTGAGATCGCGGGGAGAGAGGTGGAAGTGATCGTCGAAGAGCCTGAATCCAACACGAAACTCTGCGGGCCTGCCTGCTCGAATGAGGTCTTCGTTCACAACGGCGCGGTGCTCGGGGTGCCGGACCTCCCGAAATGGGCGGAGGTCAGGCGTGACGGGGTCTCCACCGGTATCACCTATCTTGATGCCGCAGCAAGCCTCGCCGCCGCCCGTATCGAGGAGGCGGCGCGGTGCGGGGAAGAGACCCGTGTCCAGGTGAAGATGGCAAAACTCCCTTCAGACATCAACCTGCGCATCGAGGAATACGCGATGCGCTACATCACCGACCACAACAAGAAAGTGGACCTCCGGGGGCCGGTCTTCCTGACGGCGAGATCGGTCATCCCGGAGCAGCCGACTCAATAA
- a CDS encoding 30S ribosomal protein S12 has translation MGNGKFAARKQKRDAKGRRWRDPVYARRQLGLDVKSDPLEGAPQARGIVLEKVGVEAKQPNSAIRKCVRVQLIKNGRQVTAFAVGDGAINFIDEHDEVEIEGIGGRLGRSMGDIPGVRFVVTKVNNVSLNEMVIGRKEKPRR, from the coding sequence ATGGGAAATGGTAAATTTGCAGCCAGAAAACAGAAGCGCGACGCTAAGGGACGCAGGTGGCGTGACCCTGTCTACGCCAGGCGCCAGCTCGGGCTTGATGTAAAATCCGACCCCCTTGAGGGAGCACCGCAGGCACGCGGGATTGTTCTTGAGAAGGTGGGTGTTGAAGCAAAGCAGCCGAACTCTGCGATCCGTAAGTGTGTCCGGGTTCAGCTGATCAAGAACGGCCGTCAGGTGACCGCGTTCGCCGTGGGCGACGGTGCCATCAACTTCATCGACGAACACGACGAGGTCGAGATTGAGGGGATCGGCGGCAGACTGGGCCGGTCGATGGGTGATATCCCCGGCGTCCGGTTTGTTGTAACCAAGGTAAACAACGTCAGTCTCAACGAGATGGTCATCGGGCGGAAGGAGAAGCCGCGGAGGTGA
- a CDS encoding 30S ribosomal protein S7, with product MTEAEVVEAETGNQKLLFNRWDMSEVEIRDPSLVRYVNLHAMIVPHSCGKLAGQQFNKSNMLIVERLINKLMQTERNTGKKELAIRIVKDAFEIINKKTGKNPIQVLVDAVENTGPREETVRLKYGGINVPKSVDTAPQRRVDIALRFITDGVLQASHKKKKSVSEALAEELIAAANGDTRSYAVSKKEERERIAKAAR from the coding sequence ATGACAGAAGCAGAAGTAGTAGAGGCAGAAACCGGGAACCAGAAACTCCTCTTCAACCGCTGGGACATGAGCGAGGTAGAGATCCGGGACCCGAGCCTTGTCCGGTATGTGAACCTGCACGCGATGATCGTGCCGCACTCCTGCGGCAAGCTTGCCGGCCAGCAGTTCAATAAGAGCAACATGCTGATCGTCGAACGCCTGATCAACAAACTGATGCAGACCGAGAGGAATACCGGCAAGAAGGAGCTCGCTATCCGCATCGTCAAGGACGCGTTTGAGATCATCAACAAAAAGACCGGGAAGAACCCGATCCAGGTGCTGGTGGACGCTGTTGAGAACACCGGCCCCCGCGAGGAGACCGTCCGGCTGAAGTATGGTGGTATCAACGTCCCGAAGTCGGTCGATACCGCGCCCCAGCGTCGTGTCGACATCGCCCTGCGGTTCATCACCGACGGTGTTTTACAGGCGAGCCACAAGAAGAAGAAGAGCGTGAGCGAGGCACTCGCCGAAGAGCTGATCGCAGCCGCCAACGGAGATACCCGCTCCTACGCCGTCTCGAAGAAAGAAGAGAGAGAACGTATCGCAAAGGCTGCCCGTTAA
- a CDS encoding 7-carboxy-7-deazaguanine synthase QueE produces the protein MIVSEIFRSLQGEGKNQGRPCTFIRLAGCNLRCAWCDTPYARKGGKEMSVAQILDLIWLQNGKHICITGGEPLLWAEEVLELLRKFDIHGYNVEIETNGTLDFREMQAYASICMDVKCPSSGEKSNLALLRHITPRDSVKFVVADENDLLYARAVMAHYEIQGEVFISPVEGADYRAIAEYIVEEDLPVRFQVQLHKILGVK, from the coding sequence ATGATCGTCAGTGAGATATTCCGGAGTCTCCAGGGCGAGGGGAAGAACCAGGGCCGGCCCTGCACCTTCATCAGGCTCGCAGGCTGCAACCTCAGGTGCGCCTGGTGCGATACCCCCTACGCCCGGAAGGGCGGGAAGGAGATGAGTGTTGCGCAGATCCTCGACCTGATCTGGCTGCAGAACGGAAAACACATCTGCATCACCGGCGGGGAGCCGCTCCTCTGGGCGGAGGAGGTCCTCGAACTCCTCAGGAAGTTTGACATTCACGGCTACAATGTCGAGATAGAGACGAACGGCACCCTGGATTTCCGGGAGATGCAGGCCTACGCCTCCATCTGCATGGATGTCAAGTGCCCCTCGTCGGGGGAGAAGAGTAACTTGGCGCTCCTCCGTCACATCACGCCCCGCGACTCGGTCAAGTTCGTGGTTGCGGACGAAAACGACCTTCTCTACGCCCGGGCAGTGATGGCCCACTACGAGATCCAGGGTGAGGTCTTCATATCGCCGGTGGAGGGGGCCGACTACCGCGCCATCGCGGAGTATATCGTCGAGGAGGATCTCCCGGTGAGGTTCCAGGTACAACTCCACAAGATCCTGGGGGTGAAATGA
- the queC gene encoding 7-cyano-7-deazaguanine synthase QueC, whose translation MRAVCLLSGGMDSSTLAYVAKDMGYDIIALHFTYGQRTEAKERTCARTIARMLDAVDFVEISLEHFKKIGASSLTDTAIPIEEYAGEQEAVPSTYVPFRNANLLAIATSLAEARRAEAVFIGVQTGDYPGYPDCRPEFIEAFQRVVDLGTAADPRITLMTPFVRMTKAEILKVGLALGVPYRETWSCYQNNDRACGVCSSCHYRREAFRAIGVPDPIEYEE comes from the coding sequence TTGAGAGCGGTCTGTCTCCTCTCGGGCGGTATGGACTCATCCACGCTCGCCTACGTCGCAAAGGATATGGGCTATGACATCATCGCGCTTCACTTCACCTACGGCCAGCGAACTGAGGCGAAGGAGCGGACGTGCGCCCGGACCATCGCCCGGATGCTTGATGCCGTGGATTTCGTCGAGATCAGCCTTGAGCACTTCAAGAAGATCGGGGCATCGAGCCTGACTGATACCGCGATCCCAATCGAGGAGTATGCCGGCGAGCAGGAAGCGGTACCGAGCACCTACGTCCCGTTCCGGAACGCAAACCTGCTTGCCATCGCGACCAGCCTTGCGGAAGCCCGCCGGGCGGAGGCGGTCTTCATCGGTGTCCAGACCGGGGACTACCCCGGATATCCCGACTGCCGGCCCGAGTTCATCGAAGCCTTCCAGCGGGTGGTCGACCTCGGCACGGCGGCAGATCCCCGGATCACCCTCATGACACCCTTTGTCAGGATGACAAAGGCTGAAATCCTCAAGGTAGGGCTTGCGCTCGGTGTCCCCTACAGGGAGACCTGGTCATGTTACCAGAACAACGACCGGGCGTGCGGGGTCTGCTCCTCCTGCCACTACCGCCGAGAGGCGTTCCGCGCGATAGGGGTGCCCGACCCGATCGAGTACGAGGAATAA
- the argS gene encoding arginine--tRNA ligase, with protein sequence MFQEKYHQIERMLRACTGEEDVLLTTGGDHADLASTVAFKLAKKQKRAPAKIAGDIAGTLAADPDLGDIQVEAAGPYVNFRFGPSLLAEAVREALEPGYGKLPRRSERVVLEHTSANPNGPLHVGHIRNTVIGDSLARAFRKAGYPLEVQYYLNDMGRQVAIVAWGLDHLGIAREEGEKEDHYVARVYVAANREIRENPDITEEIDLLMQEVERGDPETAGKFRAAVSLCVEGIKATLAALNAHHDRFVWESDFVRIGDVDRVIEQVRRLPQAHEDETLWVDLSEQGFEKKYILRRSDGTSVYSTRDLAYHTWKGRNADRMIDVLGADHKLIGAQLQATLELLGEQPPEIVYFEFVSLPEGSMSTRAGKFVSADDLVEEVTAKAFEEVTVRRPELPEEERRAIAESVAIAAIRYDIVRVSPEKSTVFDWKEALNFERQSGPYIQYAHARACSILEKAGEFERAYHYETEHEVALVRHLAKFPVVIEQTVAELRPHHLAAFARELADLFNAFYHYDPVLKSEGETRNSRLALVDAVRNTLQESLETLGIDALRSM encoded by the coding sequence ATGTTTCAGGAGAAATACCACCAGATTGAGCGCATGCTCCGGGCATGCACCGGTGAAGAGGATGTCCTCCTCACGACGGGGGGGGATCACGCTGATCTCGCCTCGACGGTAGCGTTTAAACTTGCAAAGAAGCAGAAGAGAGCCCCGGCAAAGATCGCCGGCGATATCGCAGGGACGCTCGCGGCCGACCCTGACCTCGGCGACATCCAGGTCGAGGCGGCAGGCCCCTACGTCAACTTCAGGTTCGGCCCCTCGCTCCTCGCTGAGGCGGTCAGGGAAGCACTCGAGCCCGGCTACGGGAAGCTCCCCCGCCGCTCAGAGCGGGTGGTACTCGAGCACACCAGCGCGAACCCAAACGGCCCTCTCCACGTCGGCCACATCCGAAACACCGTCATCGGCGACTCCCTTGCCCGGGCGTTCCGGAAGGCCGGGTATCCTCTTGAAGTTCAGTATTACCTAAACGATATGGGCCGCCAGGTTGCCATCGTCGCCTGGGGACTCGATCACCTCGGCATCGCCCGTGAGGAGGGCGAGAAGGAAGATCACTACGTCGCGCGGGTCTATGTCGCGGCGAACCGGGAGATCCGGGAGAACCCGGATATCACCGAGGAGATCGATCTTCTCATGCAGGAGGTGGAGCGCGGCGACCCCGAGACCGCCGGCAAGTTCCGGGCGGCCGTCTCCCTCTGTGTGGAGGGGATCAAGGCGACTCTCGCAGCCTTAAACGCCCACCATGACCGGTTCGTCTGGGAGAGCGATTTTGTCAGGATCGGGGACGTGGACCGGGTCATTGAACAGGTCAGGCGACTGCCGCAGGCCCACGAGGACGAGACCCTCTGGGTCGACCTCTCGGAGCAGGGTTTTGAGAAGAAGTACATCCTCCGGCGGAGCGACGGCACATCGGTCTACAGCACCCGGGATCTCGCCTACCATACCTGGAAGGGGCGCAATGCCGACCGGATGATCGACGTGCTCGGGGCTGACCACAAACTGATCGGCGCCCAGCTTCAGGCCACTCTCGAACTCCTCGGTGAGCAGCCGCCAGAGATCGTCTACTTTGAGTTTGTCTCCCTCCCCGAGGGTTCCATGAGCACCCGGGCGGGCAAGTTCGTCTCCGCCGACGACCTGGTCGAGGAGGTGACCGCAAAGGCGTTTGAGGAGGTGACCGTCCGGCGCCCCGAGCTCCCGGAGGAGGAGCGGCGCGCCATTGCAGAGTCGGTCGCCATCGCTGCCATCCGCTACGACATCGTGAGGGTCTCCCCCGAGAAGAGCACGGTCTTTGACTGGAAGGAGGCGCTGAACTTCGAGCGGCAGAGCGGCCCCTACATCCAGTATGCCCACGCCCGCGCCTGCAGCATCCTTGAGAAGGCCGGGGAGTTCGAGCGGGCATATCACTACGAGACCGAACACGAGGTCGCGCTCGTCCGGCACCTCGCGAAGTTCCCCGTCGTCATCGAGCAGACCGTGGCGGAACTCCGCCCGCACCACCTCGCCGCTTTCGCCCGCGAGCTCGCCGACCTCTTCAACGCCTTCTACCACTACGACCCGGTGCTGAAGAGTGAGGGCGAGACCAGGAACAGCCGCCTCGCGCTCGTGGATGCGGTCAGGAACACCTTACAGGAGTCTCTGGAGACGCTCGGAATCGATGCACTCAGAAGCATGTAA